A region of Kribbella sp. NBC_01245 DNA encodes the following proteins:
- a CDS encoding MFS transporter, translating to MSTHALPRQVRIGYALGSVATGSFGTVPGLLLLPYLTDTLGIAAFLAGAIVLLPKALDVVLNPIAGRISDRHVSPLGPRRPFLLRGGVALAVCFALLFAAPDLGSKVIDGAWVLVAFLACATAYAFFQVPYVAMPAEITDDYGERTRLMAWRVAVLTLAILISGGSAPAIRDALGGRDGYRVMGLTVAGLLLIGTVGAYLGTRKAPIGPPAETAGSLREQLRVVAQEADFRRLLLTFMLQALATGGMLAGIDYLARYILGDSSASTVLFLCVVGPALLVSPIWQAIGARFGKKTGYVAASVLLALGAAGLAAAQAVPVAVVYLSTALVGIGFTGAQVFPMAMLPDVAAVDTARSGMRRAGVFTGIWTAGETLGLALGPGLFALVLQFGGYVSSTGDQAVQPGSALTAIVLGVSLVPAALILVSLFSLSRYRLNAGEVQSVEAR from the coding sequence ATGTCGACGCATGCGCTCCCCCGCCAGGTGCGGATCGGCTATGCCCTGGGGTCGGTCGCGACCGGCTCGTTCGGGACCGTGCCAGGTCTGTTGTTGTTGCCGTATCTGACCGACACCTTGGGGATCGCGGCCTTCCTGGCCGGTGCGATCGTGCTGCTGCCCAAGGCCCTCGACGTGGTGCTCAATCCCATTGCCGGCCGGATCAGCGATCGGCACGTCTCGCCGCTCGGGCCGCGTCGCCCGTTCCTGTTGCGCGGCGGCGTCGCCCTGGCCGTCTGTTTCGCCTTGCTCTTCGCGGCTCCGGATCTCGGTTCGAAGGTCATCGATGGCGCCTGGGTGCTGGTCGCGTTCCTCGCTTGCGCGACCGCGTATGCGTTCTTCCAAGTGCCGTACGTCGCGATGCCCGCCGAGATCACCGACGACTATGGCGAGCGGACTCGGTTGATGGCCTGGCGCGTCGCCGTACTGACGCTGGCCATCCTCATCAGCGGCGGAAGTGCGCCTGCCATCCGGGACGCCCTTGGCGGTCGCGACGGCTATCGCGTGATGGGGCTGACCGTCGCGGGGCTCCTGCTGATCGGCACGGTCGGCGCCTACCTCGGCACCCGCAAGGCGCCGATCGGTCCGCCTGCCGAGACGGCCGGGTCATTGCGGGAGCAGTTGCGGGTCGTCGCGCAGGAGGCCGACTTCCGGCGGTTGTTGCTGACGTTCATGCTGCAAGCCCTCGCGACCGGCGGCATGCTCGCGGGTATCGACTACCTCGCGAGGTACATCCTGGGCGACAGCAGCGCCTCGACCGTGTTGTTCCTCTGCGTCGTCGGTCCAGCGCTGTTGGTCAGCCCGATTTGGCAGGCCATCGGTGCGCGCTTCGGCAAGAAGACGGGGTACGTCGCCGCGTCCGTTCTGCTCGCACTCGGCGCGGCCGGTCTTGCCGCCGCGCAGGCCGTGCCCGTCGCCGTGGTCTACCTCTCGACGGCATTGGTGGGCATCGGCTTCACCGGCGCACAGGTATTCCCGATGGCGATGTTGCCCGACGTGGCCGCGGTGGATACGGCCCGCAGTGGCATGCGTCGCGCGGGCGTATTCACCGGCATCTGGACTGCTGGGGAGACCCTCGGCCTCGCGCTTGGGCCTGGGTTGTTCGCGTTGGTCCTGCAGTTCGGGGGTTATGTGTCGTCGACCGGTGACCAGGCCGTTCAGCCCGGCTCGGCGCTGACCGCGATCGTGCTCGGCGTCTCCCTGGTTCCGGCCGCGCTTATCCTCGTCAGCCTGTTCTCCCTCAGCCGTTATCGCCTCAACGCCGGCGAGGTCCAATCCGTGGAGGCGCGATGA
- a CDS encoding pyridoxal phosphate-dependent decarboxylase family protein: MNDVLARLQALQAGDLPTHGGSTLAYVYDSGLAEADEIGRQALAMYGSTNGLDPTVFPSLRKLENDLIAHATRLLHGPGTTVGTVTSGGTESILLAVQTARDSRPDIANPSMVLPSTAHAAFHKAAHYFGVRAVLVDVDPATFRADPDAMAAAFDATTVLVVASAPSYAHGVVDPIPAIAAAANARDIRCHVDACIGGWVLPYLDDSPAFDFAVPGVTSVSVDLHKYAYTPKGASILLHRTPALRRPQFFAHADWPGYTMLNATTQSTKSGAPLAAAWAVIQHIGDDGYRRLAATAVATTRRLADAVSEIDGLTLLAEPATTLFAVRADERADVFTIADELAERGWFVQPQLAFRGEPPSLHFSVSAATATRYDELVAALVASVEAARSAGPVRVAAELAAAAAAIDPATLDDAAFDGLLELAGLGAANALPDRMAPVNALLNVAPPRLREALLVAFLDRLMRPETAEESPV, translated from the coding sequence ATGAACGACGTACTGGCGAGACTCCAGGCCCTCCAGGCGGGCGATCTGCCGACGCATGGTGGCAGCACGCTTGCGTATGTCTACGATTCCGGCCTCGCGGAAGCCGACGAGATCGGCCGCCAGGCCCTGGCGATGTACGGCTCCACGAATGGCCTCGATCCGACGGTCTTCCCGAGTCTGCGCAAACTGGAGAACGACCTCATCGCGCACGCCACTCGCCTTCTCCACGGCCCTGGTACGACGGTTGGCACGGTCACGTCCGGCGGGACCGAGTCGATCCTGCTGGCGGTCCAGACGGCTCGCGATTCCCGGCCCGACATCGCGAATCCCAGCATGGTGTTGCCGTCCACCGCGCATGCCGCCTTCCACAAGGCGGCCCACTATTTCGGCGTCCGGGCCGTCCTGGTGGACGTCGATCCCGCCACCTTCCGAGCCGACCCGGACGCGATGGCGGCGGCGTTTGACGCCACGACCGTGCTGGTCGTCGCCAGCGCCCCGTCGTACGCGCATGGTGTCGTCGACCCCATCCCGGCCATCGCCGCCGCGGCCAACGCCCGGGACATCCGGTGTCACGTGGACGCGTGTATCGGCGGGTGGGTGTTGCCGTATCTGGACGACTCCCCCGCGTTCGACTTCGCGGTGCCAGGGGTGACGAGCGTTTCGGTCGACCTGCACAAATACGCGTACACCCCGAAAGGCGCGTCGATCCTGTTGCATCGGACGCCCGCGTTGCGACGGCCTCAGTTCTTCGCGCATGCGGACTGGCCGGGTTACACGATGCTCAACGCGACGACCCAGTCGACGAAATCCGGCGCACCACTCGCCGCGGCCTGGGCCGTCATCCAGCACATCGGCGACGACGGATACCGCCGCTTGGCCGCGACCGCCGTCGCCACCACCCGTCGTCTGGCGGACGCGGTGAGCGAAATCGACGGCCTGACGTTATTGGCCGAGCCCGCGACGACCCTCTTCGCCGTACGGGCGGACGAGCGGGCCGACGTCTTCACCATCGCGGACGAGTTGGCCGAGCGCGGGTGGTTCGTGCAGCCGCAACTGGCGTTCCGTGGCGAGCCGCCTTCGTTGCACTTCAGCGTCAGCGCTGCGACGGCCACGCGGTACGACGAACTCGTGGCCGCGCTGGTCGCCTCGGTGGAGGCGGCGCGTTCGGCCGGGCCGGTGCGAGTGGCGGCCGAGTTGGCGGCGGCGGCCGCGGCGATCGATCCGGCGACCCTCGATGACGCCGCGTTCGACGGCCTGCTGGAATTGGCGGGGCTGGGTGCCGCCAATGCGCTGCCTGATCGGATGGCACCGGTGAACGCCCTGCTGAACGTCGCACCACCTCGGTTGCGGGAGGCCCTGCTGGTCGCCTTCCTGGACCGGCTGATGCGTCCCGAAACCGCTGAGGAGAGTCCGGTATGA
- a CDS encoding sigma-70 family RNA polymerase sigma factor, with amino-acid sequence MVRVRSTDDGIDGKDSVGLYLEEIARTPLLSAEEEVELAETVEAGLLAEQLLAEGRVGRKKGGAPKYATEEELEWLAEEGQRAQQRFVTANLRLVVSIARRYGRSQMPLLDLVQEGNTGLIRAVEKFDYRKGFKFSTYATWWVRQAITRGIAQQARVVRLPVHVVEQLNQIGSARRTLERKLGREPEVEEIALELDLQPERVSELIRIGRDHISLDNPIDDEGETSLGDLIASETSPGPDELVADASDRSGLFSLVDKLDPRSADVIRRRYGLHDGRQAKLADIGAVHGISAERVRQIEREALGRLRQLADPSLAA; translated from the coding sequence ATGGTTCGTGTCCGTTCAACGGATGACGGTATCGACGGCAAGGACAGCGTCGGTCTCTACCTGGAAGAGATCGCTCGTACGCCCCTGCTTTCGGCAGAAGAAGAGGTCGAGCTCGCTGAGACGGTCGAGGCAGGTCTGCTCGCGGAGCAACTGCTGGCCGAGGGGCGGGTTGGTCGGAAGAAGGGCGGAGCGCCCAAATATGCAACCGAGGAAGAGCTCGAGTGGCTGGCCGAAGAGGGCCAGCGCGCACAGCAACGCTTCGTGACCGCGAACCTGCGGCTGGTGGTCTCGATCGCCCGTCGCTACGGCCGGTCGCAGATGCCGCTGCTGGATCTGGTCCAAGAGGGCAACACGGGCCTGATCCGCGCGGTCGAAAAGTTCGACTACCGCAAGGGCTTCAAATTCTCGACATATGCGACCTGGTGGGTTCGCCAGGCGATCACGCGCGGTATCGCGCAGCAGGCCCGAGTGGTCCGGCTGCCGGTGCACGTGGTGGAGCAGTTGAACCAGATCGGCTCGGCCCGCCGCACCCTCGAGCGCAAGCTCGGCCGGGAGCCCGAGGTCGAGGAGATCGCGCTCGAACTGGATCTGCAGCCGGAGCGCGTCTCCGAGCTGATCCGGATCGGCCGCGACCACATCAGCCTGGACAACCCGATCGACGACGAGGGCGAGACCTCGCTCGGTGACCTGATCGCGTCCGAGACCTCACCCGGTCCGGATGAACTGGTCGCGGACGCGTCGGATCGCTCGGGCCTGTTCAGCCTGGTCGACAAGCTCGACCCGCGCTCGGCGGACGTGATTCGCCGTCGCTACGGGCTGCACGACGGCCGGCAGGCCAAACTCGCCGATATCGGCGCCGTGCACGGCATCTCCGCCGAGCGCGTCCGCCAGATCGAGCGCGAGGCCCTCGGCCGGCTGCGTCAGCTCGCCGACCCGTCCCTGGCGGCCTGA
- a CDS encoding Dyp-type peroxidase has product MTEPYASTPVLPQSVLTPLSGSAIFLVVRIEPGGEPMAREILEDVGGLVRSVGFRVPSGQLSCVTSIGSDAWDRLFAGPRPAGLHPFIELNGATHRAVSTPGDLLFHIRAAQQDLCFELAGQIMKKAGSALTVIDEVHGFKYFEMRDLLGFVDGTENPVGVEAEAAVLIGSEDSEFAGGSYVIVQKYLHDLEAWNELTVEEQERVVGRTKLDDIELPDEKKPSNAHVALTVVEDEDGNELAILRDNMPFGTIGTKEFGTYFIGYARTPAVTELMLRRMFIGEPEGNHDRILDFSRAVTGTLFFTPSAALLDDLPGPPEG; this is encoded by the coding sequence ATGACCGAGCCATACGCCAGCACCCCCGTGTTGCCGCAGTCGGTGCTGACGCCACTGAGCGGTTCGGCCATCTTCCTGGTCGTGCGGATCGAGCCGGGCGGCGAGCCGATGGCCCGGGAGATCCTCGAAGACGTCGGCGGGCTGGTTCGTTCGGTGGGCTTCCGGGTGCCGTCGGGGCAGCTCTCCTGCGTGACGAGCATCGGGTCGGACGCGTGGGATCGCCTTTTCGCCGGGCCGCGGCCCGCCGGGCTGCACCCGTTCATCGAGCTCAACGGCGCCACGCATCGGGCGGTGTCGACGCCTGGAGATCTGTTGTTCCATATCCGCGCGGCTCAGCAGGACCTGTGCTTCGAATTGGCCGGGCAGATCATGAAGAAGGCCGGTTCGGCGCTGACCGTGATCGACGAGGTGCACGGCTTCAAGTACTTCGAGATGCGCGACCTGCTCGGCTTCGTGGACGGCACCGAGAACCCGGTCGGCGTCGAGGCGGAGGCGGCCGTGCTGATCGGCTCGGAGGACTCGGAATTCGCCGGCGGAAGCTACGTGATCGTGCAGAAGTACCTGCACGACCTCGAAGCGTGGAACGAGTTGACCGTCGAGGAACAGGAGCGAGTCGTCGGCCGGACCAAGCTGGACGACATCGAGCTCCCGGACGAGAAGAAGCCGTCGAACGCCCACGTCGCCCTCACCGTGGTGGAGGACGAGGACGGCAACGAGCTGGCGATCCTGCGCGACAACATGCCATTCGGCACGATCGGGACGAAGGAGTTCGGCACCTACTTCATCGGTTACGCCCGTACACCCGCGGTGACCGAGTTGATGCTGCGCCGGATGTTCATCGGTGAGCCCGAGGGCAACCACGACCGCATCCTCGACTTCTCCCGCGCGGTCACGGGAACGCTGTTCTTCACCCCGTCCGCCGCCTTGCTCGACGACCTGCCCGGGCCGCCCGAGGGCTGA
- a CDS encoding S9 family peptidase → MSDLTPPVAARKPKERSHHGDVFVDDYEWLRDKTNEEVLDYLRAENDYTAARTEHLKSLREAIFSEISERTLQTDLSVPARRGGYWYYTRTIEGKQYAISCRVKVEGDEPPITEGDIPGEELLLDGNQVAGDSEFFALGTVDVSPDGTLLAYSVDLTGDERFTLRIKDLSTGELLPDELTNIHYGSAWSADGSTLFYTKTDDAWRPHQVWRHALGASEDVLVLEEPDERFWVGVDLTRNEQAIMVSLGSKLTSEVWLLDAHNPAGELTVVAPRREGVEYDVEHAGDQLLITHNADAPNFSLATAPLDDPGTWTTLLEADEESRLLGSDAFAEHVMVYRRRNALTELAVMRRTGDGFTDPEALVFDEPIYSVSPGRNDEWSDTRYRFGYTSLVTPSSTYDVEVSSGERRLLKQQPVLGGVDLGSYTQYREWATAPDGTRVPISMVARKDITPDGNAPVLLYGYGSYESSLDPWFSIPRLSLLDRGVVFAIAHVRGGGELGRHWYDDGKMLTKRNTFTDFIACAEHLVKSGWSKPSRIVAQGGSAGGLLMGAVANLAPQAVGGIVAEVPFVDALTTILDPSLPLTVIEWEEWGNPLENPEVYEYMKSYSPYENVSAQDYPPILAITSLNDTRVFYVEPAKWVARLRAVKTGDAEVLLKTEMEAGHGGRSGRYDAWHELSFTLSWILDTLDLAD, encoded by the coding sequence ATGTCCGACCTCACACCGCCTGTAGCCGCACGTAAGCCCAAGGAACGCAGTCACCACGGCGACGTCTTCGTCGACGACTACGAGTGGCTGCGGGACAAGACCAACGAAGAGGTACTCGACTACCTCCGGGCCGAGAACGACTACACCGCCGCCCGTACCGAGCACCTGAAGTCGTTGCGCGAGGCAATCTTCTCGGAGATCTCCGAGCGCACCCTGCAGACCGACCTGAGCGTGCCGGCCCGTCGCGGCGGGTACTGGTACTACACCCGCACGATCGAGGGCAAGCAGTACGCGATCAGCTGCCGGGTCAAGGTCGAGGGCGACGAGCCGCCGATCACCGAGGGCGATATCCCGGGTGAGGAACTGCTGCTCGACGGCAACCAGGTGGCGGGCGACTCGGAGTTCTTCGCGCTCGGCACGGTGGACGTCTCCCCCGACGGCACCCTGCTCGCGTACTCGGTCGACCTCACCGGTGACGAACGGTTCACCCTGCGGATCAAGGACCTGAGCACCGGCGAACTGCTGCCGGACGAGCTGACGAACATCCACTACGGCTCGGCCTGGTCCGCCGACGGCTCGACGCTCTTTTACACGAAGACCGACGACGCGTGGCGTCCGCACCAGGTCTGGCGGCACGCACTCGGCGCCTCCGAAGACGTACTTGTGCTGGAAGAACCGGACGAGCGTTTCTGGGTCGGCGTCGACCTCACCCGGAACGAGCAGGCGATCATGGTCTCGCTCGGCAGCAAGCTCACCAGCGAGGTCTGGCTGCTCGACGCCCACAACCCGGCGGGCGAGCTCACCGTCGTCGCGCCTCGCCGTGAGGGCGTCGAGTACGACGTCGAGCACGCGGGCGACCAGCTGCTCATCACGCACAACGCCGACGCGCCGAACTTCTCGCTCGCAACGGCTCCACTCGACGATCCCGGCACCTGGACCACCTTGCTCGAGGCCGACGAGGAGAGCCGTTTGCTCGGCTCGGACGCGTTCGCCGAACACGTGATGGTCTACCGCCGCCGCAACGCCTTGACCGAGCTGGCCGTCATGCGCCGGACCGGCGACGGCTTCACGGACCCCGAGGCGCTGGTCTTCGACGAGCCGATCTACTCGGTCTCCCCCGGCCGGAACGACGAGTGGAGCGACACCCGCTACCGATTCGGCTACACGTCACTCGTCACCCCCTCATCGACGTACGACGTTGAGGTCTCTTCGGGCGAGCGTCGTTTGCTCAAGCAACAGCCCGTGCTTGGTGGTGTCGACCTCGGTTCGTACACGCAGTATCGGGAGTGGGCGACGGCCCCGGACGGCACCCGCGTGCCGATCTCGATGGTCGCGCGCAAGGACATCACGCCCGACGGGAACGCGCCCGTGCTGCTCTACGGCTACGGGTCGTACGAGTCGTCGCTGGATCCGTGGTTCTCGATCCCCCGGCTGTCGCTGCTCGACCGTGGCGTCGTGTTCGCAATCGCGCATGTCCGGGGTGGCGGTGAGCTCGGGCGGCACTGGTACGACGACGGGAAGATGCTCACGAAGCGGAATACCTTCACCGACTTCATCGCGTGCGCCGAGCACCTGGTGAAGTCCGGCTGGAGCAAGCCGTCGCGGATCGTCGCGCAGGGTGGCAGCGCGGGCGGTCTGCTGATGGGCGCGGTCGCCAACCTCGCTCCGCAGGCCGTTGGTGGCATCGTGGCCGAGGTGCCGTTCGTCGACGCGCTGACGACGATCCTCGATCCGTCGCTGCCGTTGACGGTGATCGAGTGGGAGGAGTGGGGCAACCCGCTCGAGAACCCCGAGGTCTACGAGTACATGAAGTCGTACTCGCCTTATGAGAACGTCTCGGCGCAGGACTATCCGCCGATCCTGGCCATCACCAGCCTCAACGACACCCGCGTCTTCTACGTCGAGCCGGCCAAGTGGGTCGCCCGGCTGCGAGCGGTGAAGACCGGTGACGCGGAGGTTTTGCTGAAGACGGAGATGGAGGCCGGCCACGGTGGCCGAAGCGGTCGCTACGACGCGTGGCACGAGCTCTCCTTCACCCTCTCCTGGATCCTCGACACCCTCGACCTGGCCGACTGA
- the rox gene encoding rifampin monooxygenase codes for MTDVIVAGGGPTGMMLASELRLHGVHVLVLEKLTEPTKIVRSLGLHARSIEVMDQRGLLERFLALGRQHPVGGFFAGILKPAPDRLDTAHPYVLGIPQNITDRLLAEHAAEVGAEIRTGCEVVGLSQDDEGVTVELADGTQLRSRYLVGCDGGRSTVRKLLGVGFPGEPSTAETLLGEMELTADQETLDAANAEIRKTQLRFGVMPLGDGLYRVGVPAAGVADDRMVPPTLDEVKQQLREVAGTDFGAHSPRWLSRFGDATRLAERYRIGRVLLAGDAAHIHPPAGGQGLNLGVQDAFNLGWKLAAEVNGWAPEELLDSYHTERHPVAADVLNNTRAQMHLMSTEPGPQAVRRLLSELLAFEDVNRYLIEKITAIGVRYNFGEGPELLGRRLRDVKLKRGRLYELMRSGRGLLLDQTGRLSVEGWADRVDHVVDVSEELDAPAVLLRPDGHVAWIGEDQQELLSHLPKWFGAAAG; via the coding sequence ATGACTGACGTGATCGTTGCCGGTGGCGGGCCGACCGGCATGATGCTGGCCAGTGAGTTGCGGTTACACGGCGTACACGTGCTGGTGCTGGAGAAGCTGACGGAGCCGACCAAGATCGTCCGCTCGCTCGGTCTGCACGCGCGCAGCATCGAGGTGATGGATCAGCGTGGTCTGCTGGAGCGGTTCCTCGCGCTTGGCCGGCAGCACCCGGTCGGCGGCTTCTTCGCCGGCATTCTCAAGCCGGCGCCGGACCGGCTGGACACCGCTCATCCGTACGTCCTCGGCATCCCGCAGAACATCACCGACCGGCTGCTCGCCGAGCACGCCGCTGAGGTCGGCGCCGAGATCCGCACTGGCTGCGAGGTGGTCGGGCTGAGCCAGGACGACGAGGGGGTGACCGTCGAGCTGGCCGACGGCACGCAGTTGCGCTCGCGCTACCTCGTCGGCTGTGACGGCGGCCGCAGCACGGTCCGCAAGCTGCTCGGCGTCGGATTTCCCGGTGAGCCGAGCACGGCCGAGACGCTGTTGGGCGAGATGGAGCTGACTGCGGATCAAGAGACGTTGGACGCTGCCAATGCCGAAATCCGCAAGACCCAGCTGCGGTTCGGCGTCATGCCCCTCGGGGATGGGCTGTATCGCGTCGGCGTACCTGCCGCGGGGGTGGCCGACGACCGCATGGTTCCGCCGACCCTGGACGAGGTGAAGCAGCAGCTTCGGGAGGTCGCCGGCACCGACTTCGGCGCGCATTCGCCGCGCTGGCTGTCCCGCTTCGGCGACGCCACCCGGCTGGCCGAGCGCTACCGGATCGGTCGGGTGCTGCTGGCCGGCGACGCGGCGCACATCCACCCGCCGGCCGGCGGGCAGGGGCTCAACCTCGGCGTCCAGGACGCGTTCAACCTCGGCTGGAAACTGGCCGCCGAGGTCAACGGCTGGGCACCGGAAGAGCTGCTGGACAGCTACCACACCGAGCGGCACCCGGTGGCCGCCGACGTACTGAACAACACCCGTGCGCAGATGCACCTGATGTCCACCGAGCCGGGTCCCCAGGCAGTACGCCGGCTGCTCTCGGAACTGCTGGCCTTCGAGGACGTCAACCGGTACCTGATCGAGAAGATCACCGCGATCGGGGTTCGGTACAACTTCGGCGAAGGACCTGAACTGCTCGGCCGGCGGCTGCGGGACGTGAAGCTGAAGCGCGGGCGCCTCTACGAACTGATGCGCAGCGGCCGCGGGCTACTGCTCGACCAGACTGGCCGGCTCTCGGTGGAGGGCTGGGCCGATCGGGTCGACCACGTCGTCGACGTCAGTGAGGAACTCGACGCGCCCGCGGTGCTGCTACGGCCGGACGGCCATGTGGCGTGGATCGGTGAAGACCAGCAGGAGCTGCTCAGCCACCTGCCCAAGTGGTTCGGCGCTGCCGCCGGCTAG
- a CDS encoding ATP-dependent DNA ligase — translation MLLADVVATSTALSQTRSRRAKADLIATLLTTATDPVETEIVVTYLSGELRQRRTGVGWRTLADAPEPAVSPALTIEQVDAAFAALAAMAGAGSQAKRREAVDALFGQATAEEQRFLRLLVSGELRQGALDGVMADAVGKATGIPLEKIRAATMLRGAAAPVAVAVLTEGEAGLDQFGLVVGRGVQPMLAQSATTVADAMAKTGVPAAIEWKLDGIRIQAHRDGSQVTVFTRTLDDITTRVPEVVSAVLALKCEQVVLDGELIALRADGRPEVFQVTGSRTATKAATGPDSVPLTPYFFDILHIDGHDLLGLDGAERHEWLSTLVPEASRIPRFVTEDPVAGQAFFEDAVQRGHEGVMVKSLGVAYEAGRRGAGWVKVKQTHTLDLVVLAAEWGHGRRQGKLSNIHLGARDEETGEFVMLGKTFKGMTDELLAWQTEKFQSIELSRDAYTVFVRPEVVVEIAFDGVQNSTRYPGGMALRFARVLRYRDDKTPAEADTVQAVRAVRALHQPEQADD, via the coding sequence ATGTTGCTTGCGGATGTGGTGGCCACCTCGACGGCGCTCAGCCAGACGCGGTCGCGCCGCGCGAAGGCCGATCTGATCGCGACGCTGCTCACCACCGCGACCGACCCGGTCGAGACCGAGATCGTCGTGACGTACCTGTCCGGCGAGCTGCGCCAACGACGTACCGGCGTGGGCTGGCGGACGTTGGCGGACGCACCGGAGCCGGCCGTTTCCCCTGCGCTCACGATCGAGCAGGTGGACGCCGCCTTTGCCGCGTTGGCCGCGATGGCCGGAGCGGGTTCGCAGGCCAAGCGGCGGGAGGCGGTCGACGCGTTGTTCGGGCAGGCCACGGCCGAGGAGCAACGTTTCCTGCGGCTCTTGGTCAGCGGCGAGTTACGCCAAGGCGCGCTCGACGGCGTGATGGCCGATGCCGTCGGCAAGGCCACGGGTATTCCGCTGGAGAAGATCCGGGCCGCCACGATGTTGCGCGGTGCGGCCGCGCCGGTGGCCGTCGCGGTGCTGACCGAGGGCGAGGCCGGTCTCGACCAGTTCGGGCTGGTGGTCGGGCGTGGCGTGCAGCCGATGCTCGCCCAGTCGGCCACGACGGTCGCGGACGCGATGGCCAAGACGGGTGTGCCCGCGGCGATCGAGTGGAAGCTCGACGGCATCCGCATCCAGGCCCATCGGGATGGCTCGCAGGTCACGGTTTTCACCCGCACGTTGGACGACATCACCACTCGCGTGCCGGAGGTGGTTTCGGCCGTGCTCGCGCTCAAGTGCGAGCAGGTCGTGCTCGACGGCGAGCTGATCGCGCTCCGGGCGGATGGCCGGCCCGAGGTCTTCCAGGTCACCGGCTCACGTACGGCGACCAAGGCCGCGACTGGTCCCGACAGCGTGCCCCTCACGCCGTACTTCTTCGACATCCTGCACATCGACGGACACGACCTGCTGGGGCTCGACGGCGCCGAGCGGCACGAGTGGTTGAGCACGCTGGTGCCCGAGGCCAGCCGGATCCCCCGCTTTGTCACCGAGGATCCGGTTGCCGGCCAGGCCTTCTTCGAGGATGCGGTCCAGCGCGGCCACGAAGGGGTGATGGTCAAGTCGCTCGGCGTCGCGTATGAGGCTGGTCGCCGTGGCGCCGGCTGGGTGAAGGTGAAACAGACCCACACCCTCGATCTGGTCGTGCTCGCGGCCGAGTGGGGACATGGCAGGCGCCAGGGCAAACTGTCGAACATCCATCTGGGTGCGCGCGACGAGGAGACCGGCGAATTCGTCATGCTCGGCAAGACCTTCAAGGGCATGACCGACGAGCTGCTGGCGTGGCAGACGGAGAAGTTCCAGTCGATCGAGCTGAGCCGCGACGCCTATACCGTGTTCGTGCGGCCTGAGGTGGTGGTCGAGATCGCCTTCGACGGCGTCCAGAACTCGACGCGTTATCCGGGCGGCATGGCGCTGCGCTTCGCCCGCGTGCTGCGCTACCGCGACGACAAGACCCCCGCCGAGGCCGACACCGTGCAAGCCGTGCGGGCTGTCCGCGCCCTCCATCAACCGGAGCAAGCAGATGACTGA
- a CDS encoding HAD family hydrolase, translating to MASDWLRDVKNDNTAPIEAVLFDWGGTLTPWHTIDIVAAWRAVAARIDADRADELAIALHKAEDTVWMRARDEHVSGTLEEVCTLAEVVMTPEALAEYKRQWHPHSLLDPEAPAMLTGLRERGIKVGVLSNTIWPREHHEEIFDRDGVLDLFDGAVYSSEIPWTKPHQEAFLAAMRAAGATDPARCVFVGDRLFDDVWGAQNAGMRAVHIPHSEIPVNQIGHTEGVPDATIHKLSEMLPLIDDWIAA from the coding sequence GTGGCGTCTGATTGGCTTCGGGATGTGAAGAACGACAACACCGCACCGATCGAGGCCGTCCTGTTCGACTGGGGCGGCACCCTGACTCCCTGGCACACCATCGACATCGTGGCGGCCTGGCGGGCCGTCGCCGCGCGTATCGACGCGGACCGCGCCGACGAGCTGGCCATCGCCTTGCACAAGGCGGAGGACACCGTTTGGATGCGTGCTCGCGACGAGCACGTGAGCGGCACGTTGGAGGAGGTGTGCACGCTGGCCGAGGTGGTGATGACGCCCGAGGCCTTAGCTGAGTACAAGCGGCAGTGGCATCCGCACAGCCTGCTCGACCCGGAGGCGCCCGCGATGCTGACCGGGTTACGCGAGCGAGGGATCAAGGTCGGCGTGCTGTCGAACACGATCTGGCCGCGTGAGCACCACGAGGAGATCTTCGACCGGGACGGCGTGCTCGACCTGTTCGACGGCGCCGTCTACTCGAGTGAGATCCCGTGGACGAAGCCGCACCAGGAGGCCTTCCTGGCGGCGATGCGGGCGGCCGGTGCGACCGATCCGGCGCGCTGCGTGTTCGTGGGTGACCGGCTGTTCGACGACGTCTGGGGCGCGCAGAACGCGGGCATGCGAGCGGTGCACATCCCGCACAGCGAGATCCCGGTGAACCAGATCGGCCACACCGAGGGCGTGCCCGACGCCACCATCCACAAGCTGTCCGAGATGCTGCCGCTGATCGACGACTGGATAGCCGCCTGA